The Deltaproteobacteria bacterium DNA window ATCAGGGTTCAAGGATTCAAGGGGACAAGGATTCGAGTGAAAGGCAAGAGAAAAATATTCTTTGACCCTTGAATCCTTGAACCCTATATGTTATGACTGACGAAGACCGGCAACTCTTAAAAAAGATAGAGGCCTTTTCCCCCTATCTCACCCATATCCTGCGCCGGGACCCCTCCCTGATCGAAAAGATTTTTGATCAGGGAGGATACCGGTCCAAAAAATCCCCTGCCCATCTTACCAATGATCTTAAGGAGAAGGTTTCAGGTCTGAAAGACTTCCAGACTTTTTGCCTTTTTCTGCGTCATTTTAAACAGGAGGAAATTTTTCGGATAGCCGCCCGGGACCTGGGAGGCCTGGCCGGTTTCAGGGAAACCGCCACCGACCTCTCCCTCCTGGCTGCGACCTGCCTTCAAGGGGCCTTGTCCTTTTGTCTCCAGAACCAGGCAGGTTCCAAAAACAATGGCAAACCGGCCTTGGTGGAAAATGGTCTGGTGGTTCTGGGTCTGGGTAAGTTGGGAGGGCTGGAATTGAATTTCAGTTCCGATATCGATTTGATCTTTCTCTATCAGCCTTCCGGTAATGTGTGGCCTTCCTTTCTGGAACAAAAAGAATATTTGCAGGCTGCAACGCGTAAGATCATCCAGGCCATGGGTGCCCTGATGGAAGGCGATCATGTCTTCCGGGTGGACCTGGGCCTTAGACCCGGAGGCAAGGATTCGGACCTGGTTATTTCCCTGGACTCTGCCCTGGAATATTACCAAAGTTCGGCCGGGACCTGGGAGCGCATGGCTTTTATCAAGGCCCGGGCTCTGGCCGGAAATATAAAACTGGGCAAGGCCTTTTTGAAAGAGATCCAGCCCATTGTCTACCGGAAATTTATCGATTATACCATCCTGGCGGATATCCGGACCCTGAAACAAAAGATATTAGCCGAGACCGGTTCCCATCTCCTTAAAAGCGATGATATCAAGCTCGGTCCCGGAGGCATTCGGGAAATCGAATTTATCGTTCAATCCTTACAGATGGTCTTTGGGGGCAAGATCCCATCGATTCGGGAAGGAAATACCTTGAAGGCCATCGATAAATTGAAGGATGCTAAGCTTATCCCCAGAGAAGAAGGCCGGCTTCTTTCCCAGGCCTATATTTTTTTAAGGATCCTGGAACACCGCCTTCAAATGGTCCACCAGCGCCAGACCCACAGCCTTCCCCATCAGGCGGAGGCCCTGGAGGGGATTGCCCGGGTGATGCCCCTCAAAGGGCCAAGGCGAATGGATCCGGTCGGGAGATTGATACCGGAACTGAATCGGGTCAGAACCAGGGTCCGGATCAGCTTTGACAACCTTTTGCTGGCCAACTCACCGGTCTCCCAGGAAAGGCTGGTTGAACTCCTTAGGTCCACCAGGAGCGCTGAAGACCGGGAAAGAGAATTAAAGACCCTGGGGTTTCAACAAGGGAATCAGGCCCGGGAAATAATAGAAACCTGGAACAGAAAATTAACCGCCTCCCCGGCCCCGGGAAGAACTTTTTTTTCTCAATTATTTCCCCTTCTCCTCGGATATTGCCTGCAATCGGTCAATCCGGATCAAAGTCTGTCCTTTATCGATCGCTTCCTGGGCAGTATCGGTGGCCGGACGGCCATACTCTCCATGTTACTGGAGCGCAACGCCCTGGCCAAGGAGATCGTCGATCTCTTTGCCCAAAGTGCCCTCATGGGCCGGATCTTTATCCAGAACCCGGAGATGATGGACCACCTGGCCCTCCAAAGGACCATCGGCCGGCCAGGCCCGGAAAATGGTGGTGTCCTTCATTTTTTAAAAACCAGGGGACTGGGAAAGGGGCTGGAGGATAAGCTTTCTGACCTCCGGAGATGGAAAAACGGCTATTTTTTAGGGACCGCCCTGGAAGAGATGGCTGGAAGGCTGGGACCGGACCTGGCTTCGGAACGGCTGACCCATTTGGCCGATCAGGTCCTGATCGAATCGACCCGTCTGGCTGAAGAAAGTCTGACCCAGGAGGTGGTTCATCCTCTTTATCCCCATCGTCTGGCCCCTTCCCGGCCTTCCCCTTTCTGTATCTTGGGTCTGGGCAAGCTCGGGGGGCAGGAGTTGGGCTATGCTTCCGATCTGGACCTGATCTTTGTCTATTCCCTGAAGGCCCCCTACTTGGCGAAGTCCTCCAAAGGCCCTTCCCAGCCGCTGCGGAAAGGGGATAAAAAGTGGGTTACCACCCACGAATATTTAGTCCGGCTGGCCCAGCGGCTTATCTCCTTCCTTTCTATCCCTTTGAAAGAAGGTCCTGGATATACGGTGGATACCCGGCTCAGACCTTCCGGAAGTTTCGGACCCTTGATTGTGACCCTGGAGGCCTTTCAGGACTATTACCGGAACCAGGCCCAGCATTGGGAAAAACAGGCCTTGCTCAAGGCCCGGGTCATCGTCGGGCCCCCTTCACTCAATAACCAGGTCAGAGAGGTCATTGATGAGGTCCTCTTCCACAATGCCCCTCCCTCTGAGGTTCGTGAGGAAATGGCCCATTTCAGGTCCCGCATGGAGAAGGAAAGATCCGGCGAAAACAAGGAACGGTTCAATCCGAAACTCGGATACGGTGGTCTGACCGATATTGAGTTTATTGCCCAGTATCTCCAATGGTTCTACGGCCAGGCCGATCCGGAATTCCACCAGACCAATACCCTGAAGATCTTAAAGGCCCTGAAGGACAAAGGGCATTTACGGGATGAATTCCACTACCTCTTGCGGGAAGCCTATCACTTTTTGACCCTTTTGGATCACGGGCTCCAGCTCCTCTATGACCGCAAGGGGGACCCCCGGACCTACAGTCCGGAAGAACTGCTGCTAACGGCCAAACAGAATTTGATGGGCTTGGGGGAAACGGGTTTGCCTTCCTGGGACATCCTGAACCATTATAGAAAAATAACCGAAAAGGTCCGGTCTATTTTTGAACAGGTCATTGCAACTTATAAATGACGACTATGTAAAATCTCGTC harbors:
- the glnE gene encoding bifunctional [glutamate--ammonia ligase]-adenylyl-L-tyrosine phosphorylase/[glutamate--ammonia-ligase] adenylyltransferase translates to MTDEDRQLLKKIEAFSPYLTHILRRDPSLIEKIFDQGGYRSKKSPAHLTNDLKEKVSGLKDFQTFCLFLRHFKQEEIFRIAARDLGGLAGFRETATDLSLLAATCLQGALSFCLQNQAGSKNNGKPALVENGLVVLGLGKLGGLELNFSSDIDLIFLYQPSGNVWPSFLEQKEYLQAATRKIIQAMGALMEGDHVFRVDLGLRPGGKDSDLVISLDSALEYYQSSAGTWERMAFIKARALAGNIKLGKAFLKEIQPIVYRKFIDYTILADIRTLKQKILAETGSHLLKSDDIKLGPGGIREIEFIVQSLQMVFGGKIPSIREGNTLKAIDKLKDAKLIPREEGRLLSQAYIFLRILEHRLQMVHQRQTHSLPHQAEALEGIARVMPLKGPRRMDPVGRLIPELNRVRTRVRISFDNLLLANSPVSQERLVELLRSTRSAEDRERELKTLGFQQGNQAREIIETWNRKLTASPAPGRTFFSQLFPLLLGYCLQSVNPDQSLSFIDRFLGSIGGRTAILSMLLERNALAKEIVDLFAQSALMGRIFIQNPEMMDHLALQRTIGRPGPENGGVLHFLKTRGLGKGLEDKLSDLRRWKNGYFLGTALEEMAGRLGPDLASERLTHLADQVLIESTRLAEESLTQEVVHPLYPHRLAPSRPSPFCILGLGKLGGQELGYASDLDLIFVYSLKAPYLAKSSKGPSQPLRKGDKKWVTTHEYLVRLAQRLISFLSIPLKEGPGYTVDTRLRPSGSFGPLIVTLEAFQDYYRNQAQHWEKQALLKARVIVGPPSLNNQVREVIDEVLFHNAPPSEVREEMAHFRSRMEKERSGENKERFNPKLGYGGLTDIEFIAQYLQWFYGQADPEFHQTNTLKILKALKDKGHLRDEFHYLLREAYHFLTLLDHGLQLLYDRKGDPRTYSPEELLLTAKQNLMGLGETGLPSWDILNHYRKITEKVRSIFEQVIATYK